The Actinomadura sp. WMMB 499 genome includes a window with the following:
- the secF gene encoding protein translocase subunit SecF gives MATRAIISRIYRGEVSADIVGRPKLWYSISGLLLVLSIAGLVVQGLNFGVEFKGGSVFTFQAPSASIEQVRGAVADGGAHQTIVQESGDKWRVTTESMSSDEVTEVKQSVTERLGVPGEKVSTQVVGASWGGEIQSKAWQALAVFMVLIIAYLSIAFEWRMAAAAVVALVHDLVITAGVYAWSGFEVTPATLLGFLTILGYSLYDAVVVFDMIKEVTKPLGPTSKTTYSEAANKALANTLVRSLNTSLVAILPVAAILFIGTTLFGAGTLKDLSLALFVGMIVGTYSSLCVATPLLVQLKEREPKYREIRANIARREASAKRQAKTAAKVKATAGAPGGGPDEDAGDAGDADDGPADPAEDVTTPAPVRKVTQTGPRQQPRRGTRQQRRGR, from the coding sequence ATGGCGACGCGTGCGATCATCTCCCGGATCTACCGGGGCGAGGTCAGTGCCGACATCGTCGGCCGGCCGAAGCTGTGGTACTCGATCTCCGGCCTCCTGCTCGTCCTGTCGATCGCCGGCCTGGTCGTGCAGGGCCTGAACTTCGGCGTGGAGTTCAAGGGCGGCTCGGTCTTCACCTTCCAGGCGCCGAGCGCCTCGATCGAGCAGGTGCGCGGCGCCGTCGCCGACGGCGGCGCCCACCAGACGATCGTGCAGGAGTCCGGGGACAAGTGGCGGGTGACCACGGAGAGCATGTCCTCAGACGAGGTCACCGAGGTCAAGCAGAGCGTCACCGAGCGGCTCGGCGTCCCGGGGGAGAAGGTCAGCACCCAGGTCGTCGGTGCCTCCTGGGGCGGCGAGATCCAGTCGAAGGCCTGGCAGGCCCTCGCGGTCTTCATGGTGCTGATCATCGCGTACCTGTCCATCGCGTTCGAATGGCGGATGGCGGCCGCGGCGGTCGTCGCACTCGTCCACGACCTCGTGATCACGGCGGGCGTCTACGCGTGGTCCGGGTTCGAGGTGACCCCGGCCACGCTGCTGGGCTTCCTGACGATCCTGGGCTACTCGCTGTACGACGCGGTCGTGGTCTTCGACATGATCAAGGAGGTCACCAAGCCGCTCGGCCCGACCTCCAAGACCACCTACAGCGAGGCCGCGAACAAGGCGCTCGCGAACACGCTCGTCCGCTCGCTGAACACCTCGCTGGTCGCGATCCTGCCGGTGGCGGCGATCCTGTTCATCGGGACGACGCTGTTCGGAGCGGGAACGCTCAAGGACCTTTCGCTCGCACTGTTCGTCGGCATGATCGTCGGGACGTACTCGTCCCTGTGCGTCGCCACGCCCCTGCTGGTGCAGCTCAAGGAGCGCGAGCCCAAGTACCGCGAGATCCGGGCGAACATCGCGCGCCGCGAGGCCAGCGCCAAGCGGCAGGCGAAGACCGCCGCCAAGGTCAAGGCGACGGCGGGTGCGCCCGGAGGCGGCCCGGACGAGGACGCGGGCGATGCCGGGGACGCCGACGACGGCCCGGCGGATCCCGCCGAGGACGTCACGACCCCGGCTCCCGTCCGCAAGGTGACGCAGACGGGGCCGCGGCAGCAGCCCAGGCGCGGCACGCGCCAGCAGCGCCGCGGCCGCTGA
- a CDS encoding adenine phosphoribosyltransferase codes for MVDLGKLIEERVRDVEDYPKPGVVFKDITPLLADHVAFAGVVDAIVNHHGRGTIDKIVGIEARGFILAAPVAYHFGAGFVPVRKKGKLPARTHAATYDLEYGTETIEIHADAFEAGDRVLIVDDVLATGGTARAAADLVRRCGGEVAGLSVLLELSFLHGRDKVGNLDVHSLVTV; via the coding sequence ATGGTGGATCTCGGCAAGCTGATCGAGGAGCGGGTCCGCGACGTGGAGGACTATCCCAAGCCGGGAGTGGTCTTCAAGGACATCACGCCGCTGCTGGCCGACCACGTCGCCTTCGCGGGCGTCGTGGACGCCATCGTCAACCATCACGGCCGCGGCACCATCGACAAGATCGTCGGGATCGAGGCTCGCGGCTTCATCCTCGCCGCCCCCGTCGCCTACCACTTCGGGGCGGGGTTCGTGCCCGTCCGCAAGAAGGGCAAACTGCCCGCCCGGACGCACGCGGCCACCTACGATCTCGAGTACGGGACGGAGACGATCGAGATCCACGCGGACGCCTTCGAGGCGGGCGACCGCGTCCTGATCGTCGACGACGTCCTGGCCACCGGCGGGACGGCCCGCGCCGCCGCCGACCTCGTCCGGCGCTGCGGCGGCGAGGTCGCCGGACTCTCCGTCCTGCTGGAGCTGTCGTTCCTGCACGGGCGCGACAAGGTCGGGAATCTCGACGTCCACTCACTGGTTACCGTCTAA
- a CDS encoding bifunctional (p)ppGpp synthetase/guanosine-3',5'-bis(diphosphate) 3'-pyrophosphohydrolase produces MNPVLEPLIKTVRNTHPKADLRLIERAYDVAAHYHRHQKRKSGDPYITHPLAVATILAELGMNTETLCAALLHDTVEDTPYSLDELTSEFGDEIAALVDGVTKLDKVKYGEAAEAETVRKMVVAMSRDIRVLVIKLGDRLHNMRTLRYMPRHKQEKKARETLEVFAPLAHRLGMNTLKWELEDLAFATLYPKRFDEIARLVSERAPRRDVYLQEVIENVSTDLREARIKATVTGRPKHYYSIYQKMIARDVSFDDIYDLVGIRVLVDSVRDCYAALGSIHARWNPVPGRFKDYIAMPKFNMYQSLHTTVIGPGGKPVELQIRTWGMHRRAEYGVAAHWKYKEETVGGRRAGDMQWLRQLLDWQKETADPAEFLESLRFDLSVSEVFVFTPKGDVIALPQGATPVDFAYAIHTEVGHRCIGARVNGRLVPLESTLDNGDTVEVFTSKSQDAGPSRDWLGFVKSARARNKIKHWFSKERRDTAIESGKDAIARAMRKQNMPLQRMMSGEALLALAHDMRYPDVSSLYAAVGESQVSAQHVVQRLVDALGGVESAEEDLAEIALPTRRKRNRPAGDPGVVVADDPDVWVRLSRCCTPVPGDEIVGFVTRGHGVSVHRSDCANVGSLRNQPDRLIDVKWSPGEDSVFLVAIQVEALDRPRLLSDVTRVLSDQHVNILSASVTTTRDRVAVSRFTFEMGDPKHLGHVLKAVRSIDGVYDVYRVTSGAVR; encoded by the coding sequence ATGAACCCGGTACTCGAACCACTGATCAAAACGGTCCGCAACACGCATCCGAAGGCGGACCTCCGGCTCATCGAACGCGCCTACGACGTCGCGGCGCACTACCACCGGCACCAGAAGCGCAAGAGCGGCGACCCCTACATCACCCACCCCCTCGCCGTCGCCACGATCCTCGCCGAACTGGGCATGAACACCGAGACGCTCTGCGCGGCCCTGCTGCACGACACCGTCGAGGACACCCCCTACAGCCTGGACGAGCTCACCTCCGAGTTCGGCGACGAGATCGCCGCGCTGGTCGACGGCGTCACCAAGCTCGACAAGGTCAAGTACGGCGAGGCCGCCGAGGCCGAGACCGTCCGCAAGATGGTCGTGGCGATGTCCCGCGACATCCGCGTCCTGGTGATCAAGCTCGGTGACCGGCTGCACAACATGCGCACCCTGCGCTACATGCCGCGGCACAAGCAGGAGAAGAAGGCCCGCGAGACGCTCGAGGTGTTCGCGCCGCTCGCGCACCGCCTCGGGATGAACACCCTGAAATGGGAGCTGGAGGACCTCGCGTTCGCCACGCTGTACCCCAAGCGGTTCGACGAGATCGCCCGGCTGGTGTCCGAACGCGCCCCGCGCCGTGACGTCTACCTGCAGGAAGTGATCGAGAACGTCTCCACCGACCTGCGCGAGGCCCGGATCAAGGCCACCGTCACGGGACGGCCGAAGCACTACTACTCGATCTACCAGAAGATGATCGCCCGGGACGTCAGCTTCGACGACATCTACGATCTCGTCGGCATCCGGGTGCTGGTCGACAGCGTCCGCGACTGCTACGCCGCCCTCGGCTCGATCCACGCGCGATGGAACCCGGTCCCCGGCCGGTTCAAGGACTACATCGCGATGCCGAAGTTCAACATGTACCAGTCGCTGCACACCACGGTGATCGGGCCCGGCGGCAAGCCGGTCGAGCTGCAGATCCGCACGTGGGGGATGCACCGCCGCGCCGAGTACGGCGTCGCGGCGCACTGGAAGTACAAGGAGGAGACGGTCGGCGGCCGCCGCGCCGGCGACATGCAGTGGCTGCGGCAGCTCCTCGACTGGCAGAAGGAGACCGCCGACCCGGCCGAGTTCCTGGAGTCCCTCCGGTTCGACCTGTCGGTCTCCGAGGTGTTCGTCTTCACCCCGAAGGGCGACGTCATCGCGCTGCCGCAGGGCGCCACCCCCGTCGACTTCGCGTACGCGATCCACACCGAGGTCGGGCACCGATGTATCGGCGCCCGCGTCAACGGACGCCTCGTCCCCCTCGAATCGACCCTCGACAACGGCGACACCGTCGAGGTCTTCACCTCCAAGTCGCAGGACGCCGGGCCCAGCCGCGACTGGCTCGGGTTCGTCAAGAGCGCCCGCGCCCGCAACAAGATCAAGCACTGGTTCTCCAAGGAGCGCCGCGACACCGCGATCGAGTCCGGCAAGGACGCCATCGCCCGCGCGATGCGCAAGCAGAACATGCCGCTGCAGCGCATGATGTCCGGGGAGGCGCTGCTCGCCCTCGCCCACGACATGCGCTACCCGGACGTGTCCTCCCTTTACGCCGCCGTCGGCGAGAGCCAGGTCTCCGCGCAGCACGTCGTGCAGCGCCTCGTCGACGCCCTCGGCGGCGTGGAGAGCGCCGAGGAGGACCTGGCCGAGATCGCGCTGCCGACGCGCCGCAAGCGCAACCGGCCCGCGGGCGACCCCGGTGTGGTCGTCGCCGACGACCCGGACGTGTGGGTGCGCCTGTCCCGCTGCTGCACGCCCGTCCCCGGGGACGAGATCGTCGGCTTCGTCACCCGCGGCCACGGCGTCTCGGTGCACCGCAGCGACTGCGCCAACGTCGGGAGCCTCCGGAACCAGCCCGACCGGCTGATCGACGTCAAGTGGTCCCCGGGCGAGGACTCGGTCTTCCTCGTGGCCATCCAGGTGGAGGCCCTCGACCGTCCGCGGCTGCTGTCCGACGTCACCCGGGTGCTGTCCGACCAGCACGTCAACATCCTGTCCGCCTCGGTCACCACCACCCGCGACCGCGTCGCCGTCAGCCGCTTCACCTTCGAGATGGGCGACCCGAAGCACCTCGGGCACGTCCTCAAGGCGGTCCGGTCGATCGACGGCGTGTACGACGTCTACCGGGTGACGAGCGGCGCCGTGCGCTGA
- the aspS gene encoding aspartate--tRNA ligase codes for MIRSHEAGTLRGEHAGQQVTLAGWVARRRDHGGVTFIDLRDASGTAQVVFREDDAAHDLRSEFCVKVVGEVRIRPEGNENPELPTGDIEVAASTIEVLSEAAPLPFPIEGDVNVNEEIRLKYRYLDIRRDAVAHAMRVRSEASFLTHEVMREHGFVNVETPTLTRSTPEGARDFLVPVRLKPGHWYALPQSPQLFKQLLMVGGLERYYQIARCYRDEDFRADRQPEFTQIDIEMSFADQDDVLRVGEDLVARLWKEIAGYEIPRPIPHITYADAMSRYGSDKPDLRFGNELTDLTDYFADTSFRVFQAPYVGAVVMPGGAAQTRKELDGWQDWAKARGARGLAYVLVQPDGTLGGPVAKNLSDAEKDGLAAKTGASPGDAVFFGAGRRHAMQELLGAARLEIGRRCELIDASAWEFVWVVDAPIFEPVEDDKGERIGWTSVHHPFTAPKPEFADTFQDDPGSALANAYDLVLNGNEIGGGSLRIHRAEMQQRVFDILGLTKEEAESKFGFLLEAFKFGPPPHGGIAFGWDRVVMLLAGQESIRDVIAFPKAASGFDPLTAAPTPITPQQRKEAGVDVIPEDEPAEG; via the coding sequence ATGATCCGCTCGCACGAGGCGGGGACGCTCCGCGGGGAGCACGCGGGGCAGCAGGTCACGCTGGCCGGCTGGGTGGCCCGCCGCCGCGACCACGGCGGCGTCACGTTCATCGACCTGCGCGACGCGTCCGGCACCGCGCAGGTCGTCTTCCGGGAGGACGACGCGGCGCACGACCTGCGCTCGGAGTTCTGCGTGAAGGTCGTCGGCGAGGTCCGCATCCGGCCGGAGGGCAACGAGAACCCCGAGCTGCCCACCGGCGACATCGAGGTCGCCGCCTCGACGATCGAGGTGCTCTCGGAGGCCGCGCCGCTGCCGTTCCCCATCGAGGGCGACGTCAACGTCAACGAGGAGATCCGGCTCAAGTACCGCTACCTCGATATCCGCCGCGACGCGGTGGCGCACGCCATGCGCGTCCGGTCGGAGGCGTCGTTCCTCACCCACGAGGTGATGCGCGAGCACGGCTTCGTCAACGTCGAGACGCCGACGCTGACCCGCTCGACGCCCGAGGGTGCCCGCGACTTCCTCGTGCCCGTCCGGCTCAAGCCGGGCCACTGGTACGCGCTGCCGCAGTCGCCGCAGCTGTTCAAGCAGCTGCTCATGGTCGGCGGGCTGGAGCGCTACTACCAGATCGCGCGCTGCTACCGCGACGAGGACTTCCGCGCCGACCGGCAGCCGGAGTTCACCCAGATCGACATCGAGATGTCGTTCGCCGACCAGGACGACGTCCTGCGCGTCGGCGAGGACCTCGTCGCGCGGCTGTGGAAGGAGATCGCCGGGTACGAGATCCCGCGGCCGATCCCCCACATCACCTACGCCGACGCCATGTCGCGGTACGGCTCGGACAAGCCCGACCTGCGGTTCGGCAACGAGCTGACCGACCTGACCGACTACTTCGCCGACACCTCGTTCCGGGTGTTCCAGGCCCCCTACGTCGGCGCGGTCGTGATGCCCGGCGGCGCCGCCCAGACCCGCAAGGAGCTGGACGGCTGGCAGGACTGGGCGAAGGCCCGCGGCGCCCGCGGCCTCGCGTACGTCCTCGTCCAGCCGGACGGCACCCTCGGCGGGCCGGTCGCCAAGAACCTGTCGGACGCCGAGAAGGACGGCCTGGCCGCGAAGACCGGCGCGTCCCCCGGCGACGCGGTCTTCTTCGGCGCCGGACGGCGGCACGCCATGCAGGAGTTGCTGGGCGCCGCCCGCCTGGAGATCGGCCGCCGCTGCGAGCTGATCGACGCGTCCGCGTGGGAGTTCGTCTGGGTCGTGGACGCCCCGATCTTCGAGCCGGTCGAGGACGACAAGGGCGAGCGCATCGGCTGGACGTCGGTGCACCACCCGTTCACCGCGCCGAAGCCGGAATTCGCCGACACCTTCCAGGACGACCCGGGCTCGGCGCTCGCCAACGCCTACGACCTCGTGCTGAACGGCAACGAGATCGGCGGCGGCTCGCTGCGTATCCACCGCGCCGAGATGCAGCAGCGGGTGTTCGACATCCTCGGCCTGACGAAGGAGGAGGCCGAGTCGAAGTTCGGCTTCCTGCTGGAGGCGTTCAAGTTCGGCCCGCCCCCGCACGGCGGTATCGCGTTCGGCTGGGACCGCGTGGTCATGCTGCTCGCCGGCCAGGAGTCCATCCGCGACGTCATCGCCTTCCCGAAGGCGGCGTCCGGCTTCGACCCGCTGACCGCCGCGCCCACGCCGATCACCCCGCAGCAGCGCAAGGAGGCGGGGGTCGACGTGATCCCCGAGGACGAGCCCGCCGAGGGCTGA
- the hisS gene encoding histidine--tRNA ligase, with product MSSSFQAPKGVSEYVPPRADLLYAVREAFAEQARLAGYGYLELAVFEDTNLFRRGVGESTDVVSKEMYTFEDRGGRSLTLRPEFTASVLRCVLENGLHKQGALPVKVWTTGAAFRAERPQQGRYRQFYQLDLEAIGSEDPRVDAETIAIAANWYRSLGLTQVRLLLNSLGCRECRPAYRARLQEFLRGLDLDEATRARIEINPLRVLDDKRPQVREQVADAPLMADHLCAACKAHHDRVRELLADLGIEWEDTPTLVRGLDYYTRTTYEFDHPLLGAQSGIGGGGRYDGLSEDIGGPPLPGIGFGLGLDRTILALEAEGAGFAARPRCEAFGVPLGEAAERRVFALVAELRRAGVAADAAFGGKKLKGAMKDADRSGARYAVILGERDIADGVAQVKDLAEGEQTAVPLADIVTTLKERLSK from the coding sequence ATGAGTTCGAGCTTCCAGGCCCCCAAGGGGGTCAGTGAATACGTCCCGCCGCGCGCGGACCTGCTGTACGCGGTCCGCGAGGCGTTCGCCGAGCAGGCGCGGCTGGCCGGATACGGCTACCTGGAACTGGCCGTCTTCGAGGACACCAACCTGTTCCGCCGCGGCGTCGGCGAGTCCACCGACGTGGTGTCCAAGGAGATGTACACGTTCGAGGACCGCGGCGGCCGGTCGCTGACGCTGCGGCCCGAGTTCACCGCGTCCGTCCTGCGGTGCGTCCTGGAGAACGGCCTGCACAAGCAGGGCGCGCTGCCGGTCAAGGTCTGGACGACCGGTGCGGCGTTCCGCGCCGAGCGTCCGCAGCAGGGCCGCTACCGGCAGTTCTACCAGCTCGACCTGGAGGCGATCGGCAGCGAGGACCCGCGGGTCGACGCCGAGACGATCGCCATCGCCGCGAACTGGTACCGCTCCCTCGGGCTGACGCAGGTCAGGCTGCTGCTGAACTCGCTGGGCTGCCGCGAGTGCCGTCCCGCCTACCGGGCGCGGCTGCAGGAGTTCCTGCGCGGCCTGGACCTGGACGAGGCCACCCGCGCCCGCATCGAGATCAACCCGCTGCGGGTGCTGGACGACAAGCGCCCCCAGGTCCGCGAGCAGGTCGCGGACGCGCCGCTGATGGCCGACCACCTGTGCGCGGCGTGCAAGGCGCACCACGACCGCGTCCGGGAACTGCTGGCCGATCTCGGCATCGAGTGGGAGGACACCCCCACCCTGGTGCGCGGCCTGGACTACTACACCCGGACGACCTACGAGTTCGACCACCCGCTGCTCGGCGCCCAGTCGGGCATCGGCGGCGGCGGCCGCTACGACGGGCTGTCGGAGGACATCGGCGGCCCGCCGCTGCCCGGCATCGGCTTCGGGCTCGGCCTGGACCGGACGATCCTCGCGCTCGAGGCCGAGGGCGCCGGGTTCGCCGCCCGGCCGCGCTGCGAGGCGTTCGGGGTGCCGCTGGGCGAGGCCGCCGAGCGGCGCGTGTTCGCGCTCGTCGCCGAGCTGCGGCGGGCCGGGGTCGCCGCCGACGCGGCCTTCGGCGGCAAGAAGCTCAAGGGCGCCATGAAGGACGCGGACCGTTCCGGCGCCCGGTACGCCGTGATCCTCGGTGAGCGAGATATCGCGGACGGCGTCGCCCAGGTCAAGGATCTGGCCGAGGGCGAGCAGACCGCCGTCCCCCTCGCCGACATCGTCACGACGTTGAAAGAAAGGCTCTCGAAATGA
- a CDS encoding MBL fold metallo-hydrolase, with the protein MLVAGFPAGSFAANCYIVAPAAGEECVIIDPGQDAEAGIDEILREHRLKPVAVLLTHGHLDHVWSVAPVCGAKGVPAFVHPDDRDLLSDPAKGLSLGPGQQLFGGLELTEPDDVRELADGAEMQLAGLRFTVDHAPGHTPGSVTFRTPATQELPDVMFSGDLLFAGSIGRTDLPGGSHEQILASLARVCLSMPDETAVLPGHGPQTTIGRERVTNPFLADTAPADGPHKGF; encoded by the coding sequence GTGCTCGTCGCCGGGTTCCCCGCTGGATCTTTCGCCGCGAACTGCTACATCGTGGCACCCGCCGCGGGTGAGGAGTGCGTCATCATCGACCCCGGCCAGGACGCCGAGGCAGGCATCGACGAGATCCTGCGCGAGCATCGGCTGAAGCCGGTCGCGGTCCTGCTGACCCACGGCCACCTCGACCACGTGTGGTCGGTGGCCCCGGTGTGCGGCGCGAAGGGCGTGCCCGCGTTCGTCCATCCGGACGACCGCGACCTGCTGAGCGATCCGGCCAAGGGGCTGTCGCTCGGCCCGGGGCAGCAGTTGTTCGGCGGCCTCGAGCTGACCGAGCCGGACGACGTGCGGGAACTGGCCGACGGCGCCGAGATGCAACTCGCCGGGCTGCGCTTCACGGTCGATCACGCACCGGGCCATACCCCCGGGTCGGTGACCTTCCGGACGCCCGCGACGCAGGAGCTCCCCGACGTGATGTTCTCGGGAGACCTGCTGTTCGCCGGGTCGATCGGCCGCACCGACCTGCCGGGCGGGTCGCACGAGCAGATCCTCGCCAGCCTGGCGCGGGTGTGCCTGTCGATGCCCGACGAGACCGCCGTCCTGCCCGGCCACGGCCCCCAGACCACAATCGGCCGCGAGCGCGTCACCAACCCGTTCCTCGCGGACACCGCGCCCGCCGACGGGCCCCACAAGGGATTCTAG
- a CDS encoding peptidylprolyl isomerase, whose product MAGKDRKKELARQRYERQQQRRAAEAARARKLKVFGSAAAVAVIALGGAGILLFTGEDEPSGENAAAEATAAAANGECVYTPSEEPGAPEDLGTPPAKPARTGTVNATVKTNQGEVVLQLDGKNAPCTVNSFAFLTEKNYYDDSPCHRLTSGGLNVLQCGDPTGQGTGGPGYKYADENLDGATYGKGTLAMANSGPGTNGSQFFMVYEDSQLPPDYTVFGKITTGMDVLEKIAAAGSDPEGDGAPKKKVTIEDVTVAAAG is encoded by the coding sequence GTGGCGGGGAAGGACCGCAAGAAAGAGCTCGCGCGGCAGCGCTACGAGCGCCAGCAGCAGCGCCGGGCGGCCGAGGCGGCCAGGGCGCGGAAGCTGAAGGTGTTCGGCTCGGCCGCCGCGGTGGCGGTGATCGCGCTCGGCGGGGCCGGGATCCTCCTGTTCACCGGTGAGGACGAGCCGTCCGGGGAGAACGCCGCGGCCGAGGCGACCGCCGCGGCGGCGAACGGCGAGTGCGTCTACACCCCGTCCGAGGAGCCGGGGGCGCCCGAGGACCTCGGCACCCCGCCCGCGAAGCCCGCTCGCACGGGGACGGTGAACGCGACCGTCAAGACGAACCAGGGCGAGGTCGTCCTGCAACTGGACGGCAAGAACGCGCCCTGCACCGTGAACTCGTTCGCGTTCCTGACGGAGAAGAACTACTACGACGACAGCCCGTGCCACCGGCTCACCAGCGGCGGGCTCAACGTCCTGCAGTGCGGCGACCCGACCGGCCAGGGGACGGGCGGCCCCGGCTACAAGTACGCCGACGAGAACCTCGACGGCGCGACGTACGGGAAGGGCACCCTCGCCATGGCGAACTCGGGGCCCGGCACGAACGGCAGCCAGTTCTTCATGGTCTACGAGGATTCGCAGCTCCCGCCCGACTACACCGTGTTCGGCAAGATCACCACGGGTATGGACGTGCTGGAGAAGATCGCCGCCGCGGGTTCGGACCCCGAGGGCGACGGGGCGCCCAAGAAGAAGGTCACGATCGAGGACGTGACGGTCGCCGCCGCCGGGTGA
- a CDS encoding DUF349 domain-containing protein → MSSATDPWGRVDEDGTVYVRTADGERVVGSWQAGAPEEALAYYKRKYDALVTEIGLLEQRVRTTDLQPAQAEQTIGRLREAVTEAAAVGDLDALARRLDGLTERVGRRREEVKAQREQHRHEAREVKERIVAEAERIAVEETHWKNGGERLRQLVEEWKAADRIDRPTETSLWKRLSAARNAFTKRRKAYFSTLDEQREDARREKERLVAEAEAMTGSTDWGDTAAAYRDLMRRWKLAGRATRDAEEDLWARFKGAQDTFFQARSAAFAERDAEFRGNAEEKEKILAEAERLLPVRDVRQARQALRTIQERWEAAGMVPRDQRDRLEGRLRKIEETVRGAEENEWRRTNPEARARAEATVAQLRSSIDQLQARLDKARGAGRDRDAKDAEEALTARRAWLEEAERTLAEFS, encoded by the coding sequence GTGTCCAGCGCGACCGATCCATGGGGCCGGGTGGACGAGGACGGCACCGTCTATGTGCGGACGGCCGACGGCGAGCGGGTCGTCGGATCCTGGCAGGCGGGCGCGCCCGAAGAGGCCCTGGCCTACTACAAGCGCAAGTACGACGCGCTCGTCACCGAGATCGGGCTGCTCGAGCAGCGCGTCCGCACGACCGACCTGCAGCCCGCCCAGGCCGAGCAGACCATCGGCCGCCTGCGCGAGGCGGTGACCGAGGCCGCCGCGGTCGGCGACCTCGACGCGCTGGCCCGCCGGCTCGACGGGCTCACCGAGCGGGTCGGGCGGCGCCGCGAGGAGGTCAAGGCGCAGCGCGAGCAGCACCGGCACGAGGCGCGCGAGGTCAAGGAGCGCATCGTCGCCGAGGCGGAGCGCATCGCCGTCGAGGAGACCCACTGGAAGAACGGCGGGGAGCGGCTCCGGCAGCTCGTCGAGGAGTGGAAGGCCGCCGACCGCATCGACCGGCCCACCGAGACGTCGCTGTGGAAGCGGCTGTCGGCCGCCCGGAACGCCTTCACCAAGCGGCGCAAGGCGTACTTCTCGACGCTGGACGAGCAGCGCGAGGACGCCCGCCGGGAGAAGGAGCGGCTGGTCGCCGAGGCGGAGGCGATGACCGGCTCCACCGACTGGGGCGACACGGCCGCGGCCTACCGCGACCTGATGCGCCGCTGGAAGCTCGCCGGGCGCGCGACCCGGGACGCCGAAGAGGACCTGTGGGCCCGCTTCAAGGGCGCCCAGGACACCTTCTTCCAGGCCCGCAGCGCCGCGTTCGCCGAGCGCGACGCCGAGTTCCGCGGGAACGCGGAGGAGAAGGAGAAGATCCTCGCCGAGGCGGAGCGGCTGCTGCCCGTCCGGGACGTCCGGCAGGCCCGGCAGGCGCTGCGCACGATCCAGGAGCGCTGGGAGGCGGCCGGGATGGTGCCGCGCGACCAGCGCGACCGTCTCGAGGGCCGGCTCCGCAAGATCGAGGAGACCGTCCGCGGCGCCGAGGAGAACGAGTGGCGGCGCACCAACCCCGAGGCCCGCGCCCGCGCCGAGGCCACGGTCGCGCAACTGCGCAGCTCCATCGACCAGCTCCAGGCGCGCCTCGACAAGGCCCGCGGCGCCGGCCGCGACCGTGACGCCAAGGACGCGGAGGAGGCGCTCACCGCCCGCCGCGCGTGGCTGGAGGAGGCCGAGCGGACGCTCGCCGAGTTCTCCTGA
- a CDS encoding DUF305 domain-containing protein: MTSPRAGGPAGADGVRPGGTAEPPGGGRGRRVTVVLAVAVLVGAVALAGLAALRSGRPGTADPEAGFARDMSTHHAQAVQMSFIVRDRTDDERVRLLAYDIANTQSQQIGMMTAWLDEWELPKADPGGRMRWMSGHGGHGAASAAPGGRMPGMATPEQLAALERASGRDAEVRFLRLMIVHHRSGVDMAGAILGRTDHERVRRLARTMVEGQQAEIGLMAGMLRERGASPPEGPA; this comes from the coding sequence GTGACGTCCCCACGGGCGGGCGGTCCCGCCGGGGCGGACGGCGTCCGCCCCGGCGGGACCGCCGAGCCGCCCGGCGGAGGGCGGGGGCGGCGGGTCACCGTCGTCCTCGCCGTGGCCGTGCTGGTGGGCGCGGTCGCCCTCGCCGGCCTGGCCGCGCTGCGGTCGGGACGGCCGGGCACCGCCGATCCCGAGGCCGGGTTCGCGCGCGACATGAGCACCCATCACGCCCAGGCCGTGCAGATGTCGTTCATCGTGCGGGACCGCACCGACGACGAGCGGGTCCGGCTGCTGGCCTACGACATCGCCAACACCCAGTCGCAGCAGATCGGCATGATGACGGCCTGGCTGGACGAGTGGGAGCTGCCGAAGGCGGATCCGGGCGGCCGGATGCGCTGGATGTCGGGGCACGGCGGCCACGGGGCCGCGTCCGCCGCGCCGGGCGGGCGGATGCCGGGGATGGCGACGCCGGAACAGCTCGCCGCCCTCGAGCGTGCGTCGGGCCGGGACGCGGAGGTGCGCTTTCTCCGCCTGATGATCGTCCACCATCGCTCGGGCGTGGACATGGCCGGGGCGATTCTGGGCCGCACCGATCACGAGCGGGTGCGGCGGCTGGCCCGGACGATGGTCGAGGGGCAGCAGGCGGAGATCGGGCTGATGGCGGGGATGCTCCGCGAGCGCGGCGCGTCCCCGCCCGAAGGCCCCGCCTGA